The Vulcanimicrobium alpinum sequence CGTTCTGCGGTATCGCGACACGATGGACGTCGATCACCTCACCTTCGACGACGCGCGCACGCTCATCGACGCGATTCGACCCGGCGCCGCGATCATGTCGCACTTCGGGACACGCATGCTCGAACGCGATCCCAAGCGGCTCGCGTACGAGATCGAAGACGCGACCGGGGTGAAGACGTTCGCCGCGTACGACGGCTGGACGTACGATGCCGCTTGAGATCGAACGGGCCAAACCCGGCGCAGCCGATGCGTTTTGGCGCGAACACGATCGCGACTGGCGGTCGGAGTTATGGAACTTTCGCGTCGTGTGGCACGAGCAGTCGCACGATCTGATGGCACGCGACGGCGACGCGATCGCAGGGTCGCTGCGCCTGCGCATCGCGGCGTCGCTGGCGCACGTCGACGCGCTGTACGTCGTCGCCGATCGGCGGCGCGCCGGGATCGGAGGGCTCCTGCTCGCGCACGCCGAGGAGATCGCGAACTACTACAACTGCCACAAAATGACGGTCGAGGTCTTTCACGACCGCCCCGCGCAGCGCTTTTTCGCTGCTTGCGGCTACAATGTCGACGCGGTGCTTCCGCAGCACACGTTCAAACTCGACGTTGCCGTCCTGCGAAAATTCCTGCTCTAGCGCGGATCGCGGCCGCGGCCGGATGCGGCTCCGAGGCG is a genomic window containing:
- a CDS encoding GNAT family N-acetyltransferase, whose protein sequence is MPLEIERAKPGAADAFWREHDRDWRSELWNFRVVWHEQSHDLMARDGDAIAGSLRLRIAASLAHVDALYVVADRRRAGIGGLLLAHAEEIANYYNCHKMTVEVFHDRPAQRFFAACGYNVDAVLPQHTFKLDVAVLRKFLL